The genomic DNA TTACTACTTCAGATGAACTATCAATTTCTAAAGTATCCTTCTATTATCTCCTACATTATATCCCATCTCATACCTTGGGagtttttaatttgcattttttaatgactgtgGAACAAAATATGTCTGTCAACTGTTCATTGAGAATTCTTTGTAAAGTATGTTTAGAATGCAGTGAGATATATTATTTCCTCCCATGACATGttaaaattaatctctttctgatcctttttcatttatgttGTCTTATGTCTCCTCgataattctttttctttgatgaTGAGCCTAAGTGATTCTGTGCCACCGTCAGATCTTGTAACCCACCAGCCCATCTCAGCACCCATACAGTCTGGGATGGAGTCTGTCAACCAGTGCTATCTCTTTGGCATGAAAACCTCAATATTTATCCTCTCTCATCTTTTTGTAGCCAGTTCCTGCTCTGTGGCAATGCCTTTCCATCCTGCTCACACAGACTGTGCTGGGTACACTGCTGGGTTTACATGCAATTTTACAATCCAAATACAGGAGTCCATAGATCAGAGCATGTATTTTCCCCTTTATGTCAGCAAGTCAAGTCACACTAACACCATCTTGTAAGAGTGCGTTACAAAtatggaaaagcaaaaccaggcaAGCACCAACACAGTGGATGGCAACACCAGCAATGGGATGTTTGATGTCACAACAGCAAGAGCCACCACCCAGGCATGAAACCAACACTTGGACTAAGACTGACCAAGGCACCCCAGTGAGGAAGATTCACCTTCACACTCAGCTTCACTGGGCTCAGCAGTTGCAGCAAGGTTCAACTGGGGAGCTGTCATCTGTCATTGCACGAAGTTGTGTACTTAGGCCAGCCCTAAAGCACATTTTCcacataaagaaataaagtccagaaataattttaatataaaatgtttttattgtttttgaaaacatttaaaaaacaatttttgagcactttcaataaaaaaaataactgaaatgcTACTGCAATATTCAACTACTGTAGTTTCAGCAGTACAACAGACAACAAAACACTGAGGAAGAGGGGAGGAAACTGGATTTCCTGCACTAAATGAAAATGTGGaacagggatttttctttccttacgGTGCAGTAAATAAAGCACAGTATAGTACAAGACTATTATATGATCCTCAGATGCACTGCACAAGAAAcgctttccttcttttcagttCAGAAGTCAGTGCTTATTGCAattatttgcaaattatttaCTTCATGAATTCTTATCATGATAAAATGatgcaaaaatgtttttcaacaccagaacaataaaaaataatccaagaAAGGAACATATTCAACAATAACTAAGCTGAATTAGTTAacataaaaaagtaaataactTGTGAATAACTATGCTCACCTGGTTAACACTGAACCAGCTTCAATacagcaaaagaataaaaaaaataaaagtggttACAGGAATATATCTAGTACTGTACAAGATTAAGTCATTAACACTCATGCACGTTTTGTGATCATGTATTAACATGGTGAAGCCAACTAAACttaatttttcctgctgcaataTTCTCATGTAAGAGaatcaaaaatagaaatatctcATTGAGATCAATGCACATTGCTACATAAGACAATTTCACCTGTCACTTTTAATGacattttgccttttaataatgaaacacattaaaaaggtttttttttcattttgcctttttttttttttaaatctgtgggCCGTATTTGTTGCATTTATCCTAAGGAATGTGCCTGCCACAGGTTCAACAGAATTTTAGTGCAATATATGAACCCAGAAAGTTTGCTGGACTAACCAAGCAATCAAATTTAAAGTGTTTGCTGCAATACTGTACACAGGGTACAAATTCACTAGTTTGTATACTTTAGCAAAAACTgctatcaaaataatttatttcttatgtTAGTAGGAAGCCAATAATGTAAACAAGGGGTCAGAACTGTCTCAAATTCATAGTTTTGGAGTATCTGACAAAGACAGGCTTCCATTTGTTAGGATCACAGAATTTTCCTTTGGGTATTGCATACTTTGGTGTGCAGTAGTGCTCTGTCTCAATGTATCATAAAGAACTAACTAGCACTAAGTACAGGGACCTAACATTAATTATAACACCAACACACAAACATCTCTAAAATGATACATACCAATGTACaaagctgtgcctgtgccttgGATTTTACTTGAAACAATTCTTATCGaatttaatacttttaaaattaaacatatttgCTTTAAACCCACTGATTATAGAATATTTCTGCTAATTAAGTCACATGTTAGGCCCAATGTAATGCTTGcatttaaagataattttaaatgcacttttaaaaacCTTTGGTGATGGCTGCATAATTTAGAATGCATCAACTTGAACTCTACTCTTGCTTTTGTGAGaaatcttctttaaaaagctAGCAGTTAGGCTAAAGCTTCCTTCCCCCGAGCGCCCCGCAGCGTCAGTGTCCGCGGCCCGGGGTGAGGCCAGCCCGCCGTGGAGCacgggctgctgcagcacccgGGCAGCTCCTCCCGCAGCTGGCACTGAGTCACAGTCACACTAcggctgagctggaagggaccctccCCCTTCATCGAAGCAGGTTTCACCCATTCACAGTAGTGCTGGCACTTCACACAGGGtcaggaaacagaaacaaaaaggtgCTGAGTGTCTCTCACACCCATTCTCCCTACAGAGTGAGAAGATGTTCAGCACATCCCTGTCAAAAGGCCATGGGCAAGCAGTACAGGATTCAAGCCCTGCCTTCAATAACCTTAGTCTACAAGAAAAACGGCTCACGTCTTACTGACAGACACCTGGCAGGACAACAGAAGGCTACTATGCAGCTTTTAGTCTCCTCCTCACTGCCTTGGAAGAGTCACTTGGTCTTAAAGCAAACCACATTATCGCAACATCCTTGTGCTTCCAGGAGGGATCAGAACTCTCCAGGTTTGTTCCTGATGAAGTGGCAAAACCTCTGATGCAAGCACAGTGAAATCAGGCCCCCATAAGGTGCTATAGCTTGGCACAACTGTTTGTCCCTGCAGAAGAAGCCATAAACTGGTGATGAACTGAGGCAAGGGCAAGAGAAGCCATGATATACCAGTGCCTCCAGTGCCAATGCAGCAGCACAAGTTGAATCAGCACTGCCAAAAAAAATTGACCAGTACTGGGATCTCGagttattttcaaaaactgaagaaatagaAGACActtaaagaaaaacactaaTTACATGAAAAATCTGAGCATCTTCCCCTTAGAGAAATCTAGGAGGGCTTTACTGAACCTTCCTCTTCATAAACACATGAGCACtcataaaagaaatgcaaaagaagaaaattttttcctgctctattttctgctttgtgtcaGGTCATAGGAAAAGTAATCCATTTTATACTAGGCTTAAGGGATAGTATTATAGCACACTCAGTGTACCACTTCTCTTCTAAAAACGTGCCTCTCCAAGTCCTCTTTCTAGCATCAAGGCCATAGCTGGGTAAATACCTCTCTCTTTTAACCATTAGAGATGCATGTATGCCACGCTGATAAAATAAAAGGTCTTTTTGGTTTGAGTGAACCAGTGAGACAGAAGTctaattctcattttccagaggagcagcattttttttccttttaaaaaaattaagattcaTCAACCCTGTCAAATCACTTTTGAAAATGGAATTCAGGCTTCTAAAACAGtaagtacttttaaaagaaattttaccAAAAGAATGATCACGTGTCTTACTGTGTATCTGTAAAGTGCCTAGCAGTATTATGGCtctatatgaaatatttttagattaactacgttttctaatattttaataatctttTGTTTGAAAGAGAGTTAGcaagaaagacagaaaggcTCAACCTACTGaaatagagagaaaataacATCCTCCTACGCCCTCCACTAGGTTAGGAAAgagcaaactttaaaaaaaaaaagaacctttagaaacagtattttaatgagctccagcagctctctattaaaaaaaaaaaaaaaaaaaggaaaaaaagaggaaaaatatcatGTTCCTTCTCTAGCATCGATAAACAGTACCTATCACTTTAAAATAGGGGGTTATGCCTAAACTAAATCTCAGTGCTCAAAAtctttttgcattaattttacCTAATATAAAAACATTGACATGAGAACTAAAATATCAAGTATGTCATGAATATTAATGGATAAAATAACTACATagatttatttctcttaaataaaaaaaatttagtgcATCTTTTTCCTTGATCATTCCTGTTAGCTTTTCCCATCTCTGTGTTTCACTGGAGATGCCAATGGCACCAGTCCTACAGAGATTTCCTGAAGTTCACCATTGAGCACTGCTCCAGACAGCTAAACAATGATCAGGCATCTGCATGTCACCTGGTCCACTTGTACCCACTCCCCACCATCTTACCTACCTGCAGGCACCCTGCATTTCAAACCTGGATGACAAAGGTCAGTAAAGACCACCTACTAAGGAGTAACAACCAATACAAAGTATGAAAGCCTACTAACGAGCTTGAATTAAACCCCTCCCAAAGCATCAACCATAGCTGCTATCACTAGCTGCCATTAACCACTTCTTTATTTGCTAAAACAAGAAATGTTGAATGGGAAACACtccaaaattcaaattttaataCTGGCTCTTTTTTTAGCCCATCACCTTCagaaatttgtttaaaattggTAAGACTGCCTTTTTCTTACTGAAGAATGAGCAACAGGTacagcaaacttttttttaaaaatgccacaATACATAGCAAGTGTTTCTGCTGCGGGAGGCACTTCCATTAAGACAAATACAATACGTCTGTCTTTTAGATACAGTGTGCTACATACATATTATAAAACAAGATTAACCCAACATTTCAACAGCAGGATGATCCTTACTCTCCATCCACTCAAAACCTGATGCAGTCATTGAGTTAATGGATTCATTGCAGATTTGTTGAAACAAGGGgtcattttttaattcctccagTGTAGCATCATCGTCTTGTCCCTGCTGACGACCTGGATCAAACAGTAGATTTGTGTCTAAAGTGTTCAGATCGTTAATGCTGCCTGAGAGCTCGGAAGACAACCTGATGTCGCTGGGAAAGACAGATGCAACGTTATTGAGATCTGATGCCACCTGATTCACCAGCTGCTGGTTTGTTGGCAGACTGTCCTCCCCTAAAAGGTCTTTTACAGTGCTGCTAAAATCTAATTGCTGCTCTCCGATGTCTGATTGTGCTTGGTTATCTCCAGAAGAAAAACTGATCTGATCGGTGCTGCTATTTTTTGTGAGGTAATTTGGTGTTTGGAATTCATAAACTGAAGTGCTGGAATTGATCATACTTTGTGGGTTGGCACTAGGAAAAGCAGTGGATGTCTCCAAAATCTGAGTTAGATTCATCCTGGCTGTGTAATTTGAGGGCATGTTGTTCATTCCCAAACCTCTCACTGCATCATCACTATCAGAATCAAGTTTGTTTAACAACACATTGgttatttttttagtgtttgtcTGTTTCTGAAGAGACGGGAAGGCCGTCTGCATCATCACAGTCAACGGGACTGACTGGCTCCTCTGTGCTATGTTATTGGCACTGGTGTCTGCATGGATATTAGCAAATACATTGTGAACTTCGGGAGTCACTGGACTTCCAAAAGGTGTCAGATTAGAGCGTGGTATATTTGACACGGGGTAAACAGTGCTTCCACTGAGATTACGCTGGCGATGGACAGCAGGGCTCACACTCCGGCATCTCAGACTGTTGTTGAGAGATGAACCAGTTCCTTTGTTGTCcaaaggagcaggaacagcaaaGCCCTCCTGCTTGGTAGTGCTactggcaggggctgcctggtGCTGCACAGGTGAAACAGGAGTCACGCGGCCAAAGTGAGTGTCGTGGTGGCGCGGCTGAGACTGGTACGACTGGCCGGGAACTGCAAAAGCGTGAGGTTTCCTGAAGCGATCTTCCACCAGCTCCTGGTAGCTTGTAAGGATGCCATGGTTTGCAACTGAAGAATTACTAACCCCACTGTAGCCGTTATTCATCCACTCGAGCTTGGTTTTGTCAGGATGGGTAGCCATAGGCCGCTGCATTGGCTTCACAGGGCTACTTGATATGATGCTGGCATCGTGGTAAGCCATACTAGAGCTGATGGGAGTAAATGCAAACGGGTTTCGGCATTCCACAGGACTTGgagggacactgctgctgcagttggaATGGGGTGTTCCAATAGGTGTGTGCCGGCTGCTTCCTAGGGCACTGTCTACGGGAGTTGTCTGAGCCAGCCTTGAACAAGGGCTCTCTCGAGACATGTTCTGAGATCCAGCAATCATTTCAGAGGTGGGTGTTGGAGTTGGGGTGGGAGTGGGAGTCGGGGTGGGGGTGGGAGTGGGAGTGTGAATTGGAGTGCTGTTGTTATGGATCGAATGGTAAAAGTGCGTGCTGCTTGGATGAGATGACACGGGAGCTCCTTGAGCTGCAACCTGACTCTGAAGTGCCATTCCTAAACTAGAATAAGGATGGGAATTATTCATGGACATTTGCTCCTCCATGAGCACCAGCTCCTCCACAATGCTGTCCTGGGTAAGGTCATCATCAAATGAAAAGAAGTTTTCATTTGACTGAGGGACTGTATGCTCAAACTCTTTCAGCTCAGACTGCAGAGGTAACTGATTTGAAGACTGTGCTTGTATTTGATCCAAGGAGTCCTGGATCTGGCTCTGTAACTGCTGGCTGTACACATCCTGCTGTATACCTTCACAGTGCACCGGCTCCCACGCAGATTCCTGTAAGTCATTAGAGCCAGAGTGCCCAGCAATAGTCATAACACTGATATCTTGCTGCTGATCACAATTCACAGATGCAAAGTCAGAGCTTTTGGTGATATGGTGCCAAGTATTTGGGTTAAAGCTGCCATCAGATTTTGAATCATTTTCTATGATAAACAAGTTTCCTTCCAATTTTACTTTTATATCTGGAGATGATGCTGATGTAAGCTGCTGTTCTAAAGCAGGATCACAGGTATTTAAATTGGTGCTCAAAGAAAGGTCTGTTGCTAGGTTTGCAGCAGCTGTAGAAGGTACAGGTACTGTCACGGGTACCTTGCTGGGAACTTGAGCAAGTGTTGCTGTATTGTCACTGCTAGCTAATGATCCAACCTTCAGAGCCTTCTTAACATTGTTAGCTTTTTGACCCTCCACAGCATTACCAGTTGCAAACTGCTCCACTAGTGGTTTCTTTACAGGTGGTAACTGGGAATCCTGAAGTGTGGAAGGCTGTCGCTTTCTTGGACTTTTAGTGCATGTTTTGTCTTTAATCACAGACTCACCAGTAGGAGGTGAATTGATGCTGGTGCTGGACAAGTTTTGACTGGCAACTGTGAGCTTAAGAGTGCTTTCATTATTGCCTGCTGAAGAAACTGGTGTGATTTCATCAGACTGTGTCTTATATTTGGTCCCTGCTTCTTCAGCTTCCTGATCACAGCCCTTACCTGGTTTTAGCTCCATGACATCATCTGTTGAAACCTTCAAGGCTGCAACCTCGAAATTAATTagctgtgcaggaggcaggTCAGGGGTTGCCTTTATGCATTTAGACATGTCAGAGCTCTCTTGGACCTGTGCAGAGTTCTCATCCAGCAATGCTTCTGGCTCCGTTTTGATCTTCACTGCAGGCGTAGCTGCAGCAGTGCTAGGCTTGGATCCTGGAGACTGAAGTGAAACACCAGATCCATTTTTGATCTGTGGACCAGTCCTCCCTTCTTCCACTGCTCCTGCACTAGTGCTAACTGAAGGCGTCTGTTTGACGGGCACACCACTGCTGCTCGGGGCAAGAGATATTGCTGTCATTTTTACCACATTTAAGGAATTCACATGTGGAGCTGGCACAACAGTCTTGATTGGGCTACTGGTAAATAGCACCGTCGTGGGAGAGCGGATGGTGAGAGCACTGGTGTTTGCTGGCTTGGGTAGGATCTGCGGGTAGCGATGCCGGGCAGAGCGGTCACCAACGGGGCTGGCGGGAACGTTCTGGGGAGTCTTTGGTGGCTGCTTGACTGATTGCATGTGCTGAGTGACCACCTGAACATTGAGCGGCAGGACCTTGCTATCAGACGATCCCATAGGACTTGGAGATGTCACCAACTGCCTGGTCCTTGGCACctgtaaagagagaaaaagaaaaggtgtggCAACAAACCAAGAAGTCCCCAAAGCCCACAGTATGACCTCAGCCCAGGGCATTTCCAAAGTGAAAGACAACATAGCTCAATACACCAAACCTAGTGAATGTcagcctgaaataaaatatgttcttCTACATGTCCAAGACAATTTCTATTTCTCTGCCTAATGATTGGTAGACAGATATATGCCTTCTATTTCAAAGGCATGAGGCACTGGTGTACACACCAGTCTGCTCTGCTGCTAATGAAAGGATCATTCTCATACAATCCTTCACCACCTGGGACAAAAAGACAGACGTACAAAGGCTAAAGAGAATATGATGTGTTCAAAATACTGCTCATTGTTAAGGTTTCAAAAGTGAGTTAAATACAAACTCACCATCAGGGAGAAAAATTGGCTTACCGATCAAAATGAACAGCACAGTGAACATCTTAAAACCAAATAACCTTCCTAGCCCAATTTTATACggctgaaagacaaaaatgttcTGTACTACAGACattcattcaaaataaaattctacCTGTCACTAAATGCACTGGGCCAATGAAAGGCAATTTAGATTCCATATTAGGGCCTCAGTGACCCACACAACTGGTGTCAGCTCTCTTATCTGGTTAAACTTCATGTCAAGGCTCACTTCAATGACTTCAAAGATGAACTTGGCATACATTACATGATCAGAATTCTGCTGCCTCTGTATTAACCCTGTAACTAATGTGGTACAACACAGCCCAGACAGAAAAGCATCAAGGCACCCAAGTCCTTGAATGGAAACCATTCTAATCCACTGACAGCACTGCTTAGTTACTGGCAATGTACAACCTTTTCATAGGGTGGATTCTCTAGACAATTGCTGCAGAGCATTACCGGtatggggctggggacagcagccacaACAATGCCAATAGGTGGAGGGGACAGAATGGCAGGACTTCCATTGGATATACTGGTCACACCGTTGGTTGCAGcgccttctgttttctttactgGAGACTCTCCTGGCAAAGGAGACTGCAGtttctgctcttgctgcttcttctgGATCTTacgctgcagctgctgcttagCATCAACAGGAGATGGCAGAGTTTTCACTTGTGGTTGAAAAGAATTACTTTCAGCAGTAGGTATAAAAGCTGAGGGCTGAGGGATCCCTTTTattcctgaaaacaaaagaaggagAACGAATTACAACCAAACATACCCTGTCTGCTGTGGTGCCACTTCTGTGTCTAATAGAGAATACACGGCAGGCATCTCCAAAACCATTCTGGGAACACCTCCTCCATGAAGTGCTCCCATGCACTTTATGCTTAAATCTATTCAGCTTCAGTTTGTTTCCACATCTGTGGCAAAATCTTTGTCTGTTAGACAACCTGGGCATTAGCTGCAAAAATACTCTGTACCGAGCCTCTCGTCAAATGGCAACTTGAGTGTCAACACAATCCCAGCCCGGTGCACTTCACTGAACCGGCAGCAGAGGGCGGCGGGCACGTTTCACATGAGCCCTTAAAATCCAGCACTTGCCGTGCTTTTGTTTGGTTACCTGTTCTAAGGccactttaaatgaaaaatatttccagaaagcTGTGGGACTGTgtcacagaggagcagctctgagcagatGACATTATCTAACGGCCAAGGCATTAAATATAGTGCATCTGATTAATACCAGAATGGATCAAAACCTCTGTGTGATCAGGGATAATGGGGGCAAAATGGCAAAAAGAGAATTGTTcaagaagaataagaaaaaaagaagaaaaagttgaaaaaacaATGGAAATTAGCATGgtaaaacacttctttttctggAGAAATTACTTTGCTGATCACAAAAGAAGCAAGTGCTGTTTTCAGGTAGAAAACAGACTTAGTGTCCTCTGTACTAATTTCCCTTACAAAATCACAGCACATTTATGATCTTTTGTTTATTAACAGTCAAGAGGATTACCATGCTCTTTAGAGACCAAATAACCTTGCTGAACTACCCttttagaaatgctttaaaatgctttcatttacaCTTTGAGgttacagaattttaaaataactgctAATTATAAATTAATCAACACCATTTTACTACTTTACTAGTTTTACCAATACTAATTTTACAATACTAAACCCAAGTATTTGGTTTAGATGCCTAGCACATGCTCAGGAGCTGTGATCTGGGAGCCTACTCTCAGCAGCATTCTGCATGTACCACAAGATGTTGAATGTCACAACACATCTCCACTTTCACAATTTCTCCTTCACAGAGCACTGAAATGCCCAAATATATTGCAATTACTGGCACACAATTCTTCTATATAGGCAAGTAAtactgataataaaaaaaatccccgaATTTTTCTTTGAGGGTAGAAGTTGGTTTTTTCTCAATTAATGCACAGAGACACTGTAGTTCCCTGCAAGaggaatggaaatatttttgtcatgCTAGGAAGAACCTCTTCTAAAATGACTATCCAAGGCATAGAGGCATGCACTGGAAGTAACCGCCCTTTTCCTTGAAGAAAGCCAATCTTGTCTTGAAGGAAGTGAGGGGAGAAGCTACGTGAGTCGACGAGCTGTCCATACACTGACTGTCCCTTCCAGCAGCAAGGGAAGCAAAACCAAAGTACCCAAGCATTAGGTCACAATGGAGCATACAAGCACCAAAGCCCACCACTGCCACCTGTCAGGTCCAAGTtggaataaaagaaagagagctggaagcagaaagAACATGATCCAGAAGGGGATCACCTGAACACCCCCTTCCATTTAAAACTGTCTGTCTCAAGAGGTTGGCCTTGATCTGAAGACATTTTGCTTGATAGGCCTAGTCAGAACTA from Sylvia atricapilla isolate bSylAtr1 chromosome 13, bSylAtr1.pri, whole genome shotgun sequence includes the following:
- the RFX7 gene encoding DNA-binding protein RFX7, with the translated sequence MAEEQQPEGGQPPRRLAGTPAPGGALPALVPGLQGGEASALQHKIRSSICKTVQSKVDCILQEVEKFTDLEKLYLYLQLPSGPNNGDKSDQISMSSSRAQQMHAFSWIRNTLEEHPETSLPKQEVYDEYKSYCDNLGYHPLSAADFGKIMKNVFPNMKARRLGTRGKSKYCYSGLRKKAFVHMPTLPNLDFHKTGDGLDGAEPSGQLQTADEEVVSAACRLVCEWAQKVLSQPFDTVLELARFLVKSHYIGTKSMAALTVMAGAPAGIKGIPQPSAFIPTAESNSFQPQVKTLPSPVDAKQQLQRKIQKKQQEQKLQSPLPGESPVKKTEGAATNGVTSISNGSPAILSPPPIGIVVAAVPSPIPVPRTRQLVTSPSPMGSSDSKVLPLNVQVVTQHMQSVKQPPKTPQNVPASPVGDRSARHRYPQILPKPANTSALTIRSPTTVLFTSSPIKTVVPAPHVNSLNVVKMTAISLAPSSSGVPVKQTPSVSTSAGAVEEGRTGPQIKNGSGVSLQSPGSKPSTAAATPAVKIKTEPEALLDENSAQVQESSDMSKCIKATPDLPPAQLINFEVAALKVSTDDVMELKPGKGCDQEAEEAGTKYKTQSDEITPVSSAGNNESTLKLTVASQNLSSTSINSPPTGESVIKDKTCTKSPRKRQPSTLQDSQLPPVKKPLVEQFATGNAVEGQKANNVKKALKVGSLASSDNTATLAQVPSKVPVTVPVPSTAAANLATDLSLSTNLNTCDPALEQQLTSASSPDIKVKLEGNLFIIENDSKSDGSFNPNTWHHITKSSDFASVNCDQQQDISVMTIAGHSGSNDLQESAWEPVHCEGIQQDVYSQQLQSQIQDSLDQIQAQSSNQLPLQSELKEFEHTVPQSNENFFSFDDDLTQDSIVEELVLMEEQMSMNNSHPYSSLGMALQSQVAAQGAPVSSHPSSTHFYHSIHNNSTPIHTPTPTPTPTPTPTPTPTPTSEMIAGSQNMSRESPCSRLAQTTPVDSALGSSRHTPIGTPHSNCSSSVPPSPVECRNPFAFTPISSSMAYHDASIISSSPVKPMQRPMATHPDKTKLEWMNNGYSGVSNSSVANHGILTSYQELVEDRFRKPHAFAVPGQSYQSQPRHHDTHFGRVTPVSPVQHQAAPASSTTKQEGFAVPAPLDNKGTGSSLNNSLRCRSVSPAVHRQRNLSGSTVYPVSNIPRSNLTPFGSPVTPEVHNVFANIHADTSANNIAQRSQSVPLTVMMQTAFPSLQKQTNTKKITNVLLNKLDSDSDDAVRGLGMNNMPSNYTARMNLTQILETSTAFPSANPQSMINSSTSVYEFQTPNYLTKNSSTDQISFSSGDNQAQSDIGEQQLDFSSTVKDLLGEDSLPTNQQLVNQVASDLNNVASVFPSDIRLSSELSGSINDLNTLDTNLLFDPGRQQGQDDDATLEELKNDPLFQQICNESINSMTASGFEWMESKDHPAVEMLG